The proteins below are encoded in one region of Methanofollis aquaemaris:
- a CDS encoding PKD domain-containing protein, with product MTGSRRYIRPGKATFGLILIIVLVALIPLAAASAPGAAFSMNVTSGPVPLAVSFTDLSTNAPTSWSWTFGDGNASSEKDPTHVYTKAGTYSANLTATNADGSGSASKTVTVNPPPPVASFSMNVASGPVPLAVSFTDHSTNSPTSWSWAFGDGNVSSQRNPTHVYTTAGTYSATLTATNAGGSDTMSKTVTVNPPPPVASFSMNVAFLSVSFADHSTNAPTSWSWTFGDGTTSIEQNPTHVYTTAGTYSATLTATNAGGSNTTTADVIVTPPAPIAGFSMNVTSGTVPLAVSFTDLSTNAPTSWSWSFGDGNMSSEQNPDHAYATAGTYTVSLTATNTGGSNCTMKNVTVTPPTPVAGFSTNVTLLSVSFTDQSTNAPTSWSWSFGDGNVSSEQNPTHVYATAGTYSATLTATNAGGSNTTTGNVTVMPSAPIADFSMSVTSGPVPLAVSFADLSTNAPTSWLWAFGDGAHSTEQNPVHVYATASTYTVSLTATNGGGSNTTTANVTVKLPPVSDSGDSDTYDIAASGNLKEGASVTLTFHDSAISTINFTAAEYIDGIMVKLETTDDPSPTLRGPVYQYINTTLYYASNDQFDDVVVTFEVPISWISTRGIKVGDIALRYLDGGSWMILPTELKKQTSSTATYRAFAPGISSFAITYAKGATVVPVVSVPTSASAEISEPTPTPATPEPTVTETETTATPTQTGSPAEKTSTSPLILLLLAIGAGVALILFVRRK from the coding sequence GTGACAGGATCCAGACGTTATATCCGCCCGGGAAAGGCCACGTTCGGCCTGATCCTCATCATAGTACTTGTAGCCCTCATTCCGCTCGCTGCGGCGTCAGCCCCCGGCGCTGCTTTCTCGATGAACGTGACCTCCGGCCCGGTGCCGCTTGCGGTGTCCTTTACCGATCTTTCGACGAACGCTCCCACATCGTGGTCGTGGACCTTCGGTGACGGGAATGCGTCTTCTGAAAAAGACCCGACTCACGTCTATACAAAGGCCGGTACCTATTCGGCGAACCTGACCGCGACGAACGCGGACGGATCCGGCTCCGCGTCGAAGACCGTCACCGTGAACCCTCCGCCTCCCGTCGCCAGTTTTTCGATGAACGTGGCCTCCGGCCCGGTGCCGCTTGCGGTGTCCTTCACCGATCATTCGACGAACTCTCCCACATCGTGGTCGTGGGCCTTCGGTGACGGGAATGTATCTTCTCAACGGAACCCGACCCATGTATATACAACGGCTGGCACCTATTCGGCGACCCTGACCGCGACGAACGCAGGCGGATCCGACACAATGTCGAAGACTGTCACCGTGAACCCTCCGCCTCCCGTCGCCAGTTTTTCGATGAATGTGGCATTTCTCTCCGTGTCCTTCGCCGATCATTCAACGAACGCTCCCACGTCGTGGTCGTGGACCTTCGGTGACGGCACCACCTCGATAGAGCAGAACCCGACTCACGTCTATACAACGGCCGGCACCTATTCGGCGACCCTGACCGCGACGAACGCAGGCGGGTCGAACACCACGACTGCAGACGTCATAGTGACGCCTCCGGCTCCCATCGCCGGCTTTTCGATGAACGTGACCTCCGGTACGGTGCCGCTTGCGGTTTCCTTTACTGATCTTTCGACGAATGCTCCCACGTCGTGGTCGTGGTCCTTCGGTGACGGAAATATGTCTTCTGAACAGAACCCGGACCATGCCTATGCAACGGCCGGCACCTACACGGTGTCCCTGACTGCGACGAACACGGGCGGGTCGAATTGCACGATGAAAAATGTCACGGTGACGCCTCCGACTCCCGTCGCCGGCTTTTCGACGAACGTGACCCTTCTCTCCGTGTCCTTCACTGATCAATCGACGAATGCTCCCACGTCGTGGTCGTGGTCCTTCGGTGATGGGAATGTGTCTTCTGAACAGAACCCGACTCACGTCTACGCAACGGCCGGCACCTATTCGGCGACCCTGACCGCGACGAACGCAGGCGGGTCGAACACCACGACGGGAAACGTCACGGTGATGCCTTCGGCCCCCATCGCCGATTTTTCGATGAGCGTGACCTCCGGCCCGGTGCCGCTTGCGGTGTCCTTCGCTGATCTCTCGACGAATGCTCCCACGTCGTGGTTGTGGGCCTTCGGTGACGGTGCACATTCGACAGAGCAGAACCCAGTCCATGTCTATGCAACGGCCAGCACCTACACGGTGTCCCTGACAGCGACGAACGGGGGCGGGTCGAACACCACGACGGCAAACGTCACGGTGAAACTCCCCCCGGTGTCTGATAGCGGGGATAGCGATACGTATGATATTGCAGCCTCGGGAAACCTGAAGGAGGGCGCTTCGGTGACGCTCACCTTCCATGACTCGGCGATATCCACGATCAACTTCACCGCCGCAGAGTATATCGACGGGATCATGGTCAAACTGGAGACCACGGACGACCCCTCGCCGACGCTCCGCGGGCCTGTGTACCAATATATCAATACGACCCTCTATTATGCCTCCAACGACCAGTTCGATGATGTCGTCGTCACATTTGAGGTGCCGATCTCATGGATCTCCACCAGAGGCATCAAAGTCGGCGATATCGCACTGAGATATCTCGACGGCGGGTCATGGATGATCCTCCCCACAGAACTCAAAAAACAGACCTCGAGCACGGCCACCTACCGGGCGTTTGCGCCGGGCATTTCGTCCTTTGCTATCACCTATGCAAAGGGTGCAACTGTTGTTCCGGTCGTAAGTGTGCCGACATCGGCCAGTGCCGAGATCAGCGAACCGACACCCACCCCTGCTACCCCGGAGCCCACCGTCACGGAGACGGAGACCACGGCCACTCCGACGCAGACTGGATCACCGGCCGAGAAGACATCGACATCCCCCCTGATACTGCTTCTCCTTGCAATAGGGGCCGGCGTCGCTCTTATCCTCTTCGTAAGAAGGAAATAA
- the guaB gene encoding IMP dehydrogenase, whose amino-acid sequence MYTEKFEIPTALTFDDVLLKPAASYVEPYNADVHAIFSKKIPLNIPIVSSAMDTVTESEMAIALARLGGIGVIHRNMKPDHQVEEVTRVKHAEDLIEREVLSVGPDATLNEVEALMNRHGISGVPVIKEKQLVGIVSRRDIRAILHVRGEEPIASIMTREPITAREDVTTAEALETMYANKVERLPVTNGNGKLLGIITMQDILEKRSFPQANRDASGSLRVAAGVGPFDVERAIMLDEAGVDAIVVDCAHGHNMNVVEAVRNIKGSVKADVIAGNIATSEAAEALADTVDGLKVGIGPGSICTTRIVAGVGVPQVTAIASVAEVASPLGIPVIADGGVRYSGDIAKAIAAGANSVMMGSLLAGTDEAPGRLIAMQGRKYKQYRGMGSLGVMSGGESSDRYFQKKGIGRTKYVPEGVEGAIPYVGKVSEVVYQLMGGLKAAMGYTGSATIDDLRTRAQFVRITAAGMGESHPHNILITDEAPNYRQMG is encoded by the coding sequence ATGTACACAGAAAAATTCGAGATCCCCACCGCTCTCACCTTCGACGATGTCCTCCTCAAGCCCGCGGCGTCGTACGTCGAGCCGTACAACGCCGATGTGCATGCAATCTTCTCAAAGAAGATCCCGTTGAATATCCCGATCGTCTCCTCAGCGATGGACACGGTGACCGAGTCGGAGATGGCCATCGCCCTCGCCCGCCTCGGCGGGATCGGGGTCATCCACCGGAACATGAAGCCGGACCACCAGGTCGAAGAGGTGACCAGGGTCAAGCATGCCGAAGACCTCATCGAGCGCGAGGTGCTCTCGGTCGGACCTGACGCCACGCTCAATGAGGTGGAGGCGCTGATGAACCGGCACGGGATCAGCGGTGTGCCGGTGATCAAGGAGAAGCAACTGGTTGGGATTGTCTCCCGCCGTGACATCAGGGCTATCCTGCATGTGCGTGGCGAGGAACCGATCGCCTCGATCATGACCAGAGAACCGATCACGGCCCGCGAGGATGTCACCACCGCAGAGGCACTGGAGACGATGTACGCCAACAAGGTCGAGCGTCTGCCGGTGACCAACGGGAACGGGAAGCTCCTCGGGATCATCACCATGCAGGACATCCTGGAGAAGCGTTCTTTCCCGCAGGCAAACCGTGACGCCTCGGGCAGCCTGAGGGTGGCTGCAGGGGTCGGGCCCTTCGATGTAGAACGCGCCATCATGCTCGATGAGGCAGGGGTCGACGCCATAGTCGTGGACTGCGCCCACGGGCACAACATGAATGTGGTCGAAGCGGTCAGGAACATCAAGGGCAGCGTGAAGGCCGACGTCATCGCGGGCAACATCGCGACCTCGGAAGCCGCCGAGGCCCTCGCCGATACGGTCGACGGGCTCAAGGTCGGGATCGGACCTGGCTCGATCTGCACCACCAGGATCGTGGCCGGGGTCGGTGTCCCGCAGGTCACGGCGATCGCAAGTGTCGCCGAGGTGGCGTCGCCGCTCGGCATCCCGGTCATCGCCGACGGCGGGGTGCGGTATTCGGGCGACATCGCCAAGGCCATCGCTGCAGGCGCCAACTCGGTGATGATGGGCAGTCTCCTTGCCGGGACCGACGAGGCTCCGGGGCGGCTCATCGCGATGCAGGGCAGGAAGTACAAGCAGTACCGCGGCATGGGATCGCTCGGCGTGATGAGCGGCGGCGAGTCCTCGGACCGGTACTTCCAGAAGAAGGGGATCGGCAGGACGAAGTACGTCCCCGAGGGCGTCGAAGGGGCGATTCCCTATGTCGGAAAGGTCTCGGAGGTTGTCTACCAACTCATGGGCGGGCTGAAGGCCGCGATGGGGTATACGGGCTCGGCAACGATCGATGACCTGAGGACCAGAGCGCAGTTTGTCAGGATCACCGCGGCCGGTATGGGAGAGTCCCATCCGCACAATATTCTCATCACCGACGAGGCCCCGAACTACCGGCAGATGGGATAA
- a CDS encoding MerR family transcriptional regulator has product MPIDQIPIGKFSHLTRLSKKALHCYDQKGLLVPVAKDLCSGYRYYAIAQIDRAVRIRALAGLGFSLDEVGAVLDALDQGDTRVVAGLMQMRRRAVRQEIDRLHGVERVLSSADPLKELFKMSLTEWTIKEVAPLRVVSTREKGAYAEVTGPMIEKLCREVALPENRNAMVKVTGTVISICHAGDENGSDCDVEVALPVAGAVTVRDPAIEVRVLPGCRVLSTLYQGPHENLPLAHRQVREYLAAHSLHQTGPEREIYLNDPAETAAADLMTEIQYPVRE; this is encoded by the coding sequence ATGCCAATCGATCAGATCCCGATCGGGAAGTTCTCCCACCTGACCCGGCTCTCGAAGAAAGCGCTGCACTGCTACGACCAGAAGGGCCTGCTGGTGCCGGTGGCAAAGGACCTCTGTTCAGGCTACCGGTATTATGCGATCGCCCAGATCGACCGGGCCGTCAGGATCCGCGCCCTTGCCGGTCTCGGGTTCTCCCTGGACGAGGTGGGGGCAGTCCTCGACGCCCTGGACCAGGGAGATACCAGGGTCGTTGCAGGACTCATGCAGATGCGGCGCCGTGCCGTCAGGCAGGAGATCGATCGGTTGCATGGGGTGGAACGGGTGCTGTCGTCGGCAGACCCGTTGAAGGAGTTGTTCAAGATGTCACTTACCGAATGGACAATCAAAGAAGTCGCGCCCCTGCGCGTCGTCTCGACCCGTGAGAAAGGAGCATATGCAGAGGTCACCGGCCCGATGATCGAGAAACTCTGCCGGGAGGTTGCCCTCCCTGAGAACAGGAACGCCATGGTGAAGGTCACCGGCACCGTCATCTCGATCTGTCATGCCGGAGACGAGAACGGAAGCGACTGCGATGTCGAGGTGGCCCTCCCGGTCGCGGGAGCGGTGACAGTCAGGGATCCGGCCATCGAAGTGCGGGTGCTGCCAGGGTGCCGGGTCCTCTCGACGCTGTACCAGGGACCGCATGAGAACCTTCCTCTAGCCCACCGGCAGGTGAGGGAGTATCTCGCCGCCCACAGCCTGCACCAGACCGGGCCTGAGCGCGAGATCTATCTCAACGACCCGGCAGAGACCGCGGCCGCAGACCTCATGACCGAGATCCAGTACCCGGTCAGGGAGTGA
- a CDS encoding flippase, producing MDIDPIRRQGLISLASTVGLTAVGFVATMYFAHVLGKAAYGPYALFLAYYGIFNLIGDGGFGGAAVKRISAGSERNEYFTAFLVLRVLLLALSVTALLSIRPFIDALQGEGIFFWLVLALVIGVFTGVTGNGVYGEGKVGVNQSAGLLNSLVKILLQVVAVFFGYGVAGLVGGFVAGLFVGGLFTLRFLSLRPARFTRRHLINLSTFSFWIFLASSGVIIFSYADTILVGYFMTDADVSVYQIAFQFTAAAAFTTTALRTTLYPKISRWHADRYPAWIANSLSRAFTYSLLLAVPVAVGGWVLGDRLLYFFYGAGFAEGAAVLGILLLVQVVNVFMYLQTMTLSAIDRPRESFYATGTAAIVNIALDLALIPILGIEGAAIATLVTMLVNVAITRHYLAKQIPVRLERGPTLHILLAAGLMALVLILYRSIIPLSNVFIALAAVALGGIVYGLVLMKADRGIHDELRDLVVQLGVPLPRWL from the coding sequence ATGGACATCGACCCAATCCGGCGGCAGGGTCTGATCAGTCTCGCCTCCACGGTCGGCCTTACCGCAGTTGGTTTTGTTGCCACGATGTACTTTGCCCATGTGCTGGGGAAGGCCGCATATGGACCTTATGCTCTCTTCCTCGCGTACTATGGGATCTTCAATCTCATCGGCGACGGAGGGTTTGGCGGTGCGGCGGTCAAACGGATCTCAGCCGGGAGCGAACGGAACGAATACTTCACGGCCTTTCTCGTACTGAGAGTTCTTCTCCTTGCGCTCTCGGTGACCGCACTCCTTTCCATCCGCCCGTTCATCGACGCTCTCCAGGGCGAAGGGATATTTTTCTGGCTGGTGCTTGCGCTGGTCATCGGGGTCTTCACCGGCGTCACGGGAAATGGGGTCTACGGAGAAGGGAAGGTCGGCGTGAACCAGAGCGCGGGTCTCCTGAACAGTCTGGTAAAAATTCTTCTCCAGGTGGTCGCCGTCTTCTTCGGATATGGTGTCGCCGGACTTGTCGGCGGGTTCGTCGCCGGTCTTTTCGTTGGTGGCCTCTTCACCCTCAGGTTCCTCTCTCTCAGACCGGCACGGTTTACCCGGCGCCACCTCATAAACCTCAGCACCTTTTCCTTCTGGATCTTCCTAGCCTCAAGTGGGGTGATCATCTTCTCGTACGCCGACACGATCCTGGTCGGCTACTTCATGACCGATGCCGACGTCAGTGTCTACCAGATCGCCTTCCAGTTCACCGCCGCCGCGGCCTTCACCACCACGGCGCTCCGCACGACCCTCTACCCAAAAATCAGCCGCTGGCACGCCGACCGGTACCCGGCCTGGATCGCCAATTCCCTCTCCCGCGCCTTCACCTACTCCCTCCTCCTCGCCGTTCCGGTGGCGGTGGGGGGGTGGGTTCTCGGCGACCGTCTCCTCTACTTCTTCTATGGCGCGGGTTTTGCCGAGGGGGCGGCGGTGCTTGGCATCCTCCTCCTGGTGCAGGTGGTCAATGTCTTCATGTACCTCCAGACGATGACGCTCAGTGCCATCGACCGGCCCAGGGAGTCCTTCTATGCCACCGGCACCGCGGCGATCGTGAACATCGCCCTCGACCTCGCCCTCATCCCCATCCTCGGGATCGAAGGGGCGGCGATCGCCACCCTCGTGACGATGCTCGTCAACGTCGCCATCACCCGCCATTATCTTGCAAAACAGATCCCGGTGCGCCTCGAGCGCGGCCCCACCCTCCATATCCTCCTCGCCGCCGGGCTGATGGCACTCGTGCTCATTCTGTACCGCTCGATCATCCCCCTCTCCAATGTCTTCATCGCCCTCGCCGCCGTCGCCCTCGGCGGGATTGTGTATGGACTCGTGCTCATGAAGGCCGACCGCGGCATCCACGACGAACTCCGCGACCTCGTCGTGCAACTCGGGGTGCCCTTGCCCCGATGGCTGTGA
- a CDS encoding (5-formylfuran-3-yl)methyl phosphate synthase: MRLLVSPSSIEEARSALAADIIDVKKPSEGSLGANFPWVIRAIKEMAEKPVSAAIGDFDYKPGGAALAAYGAACAGADYIKVGLMFDGKEKAYELSRAVVKAVKDEFPEKIVVIAAYSDYQRLGTISPFVAAEAAADAGADVAMIDTGKKDGKSTFAFMDADMLAAFTAKNRSLGVETALAGSLKFEDLTALKTIDPEIIGVRGMVCGGDRTDAIRPELVEKALAMLR; encoded by the coding sequence ATGCGATTATTGGTCAGCCCAAGCAGTATCGAAGAGGCCCGATCTGCCCTCGCTGCAGACATCATCGACGTGAAAAAACCGTCGGAGGGTTCGCTCGGTGCCAATTTCCCCTGGGTGATCCGCGCGATCAAGGAGATGGCGGAGAAGCCAGTCAGTGCTGCCATAGGTGATTTTGATTACAAACCTGGAGGCGCCGCTCTCGCAGCATACGGAGCGGCATGCGCTGGTGCTGACTACATCAAGGTGGGGCTCATGTTTGACGGCAAGGAAAAGGCCTACGAACTGAGCAGAGCGGTCGTAAAGGCGGTCAAAGACGAATTCCCGGAGAAGATCGTCGTCATCGCCGCGTACTCCGACTACCAGCGCCTCGGCACCATCTCGCCCTTCGTCGCCGCAGAGGCTGCTGCCGATGCCGGCGCCGACGTCGCCATGATCGACACCGGTAAGAAAGACGGGAAGAGCACCTTCGCCTTCATGGACGCGGATATGCTTGCCGCCTTTACCGCAAAGAACCGGAGCCTTGGGGTCGAGACCGCTCTTGCGGGTTCGTTGAAGTTCGAGGATCTCACCGCCCTCAAGACCATCGATCCCGAGATCATCGGGGTGCGCGGGATGGTCTGCGGCGGCGATCGGACCGATGCCATCAGGCCCGAACTGGTGGAGAAGGCCCTGGCAATGCTCAGGTGA
- a CDS encoding ArsR/SmtB family transcription factor gives MFESTETSRILDILGNRNRRRILDLLRQKPCFVTEISDRLMISPKAVIEHLQLMEQERILSSFHDDRRRKYYCLTREIRIDVHLSNGDPVPLIQPAENLEGKYLVSLYTLARMIRARDRLAAELETIEREIDVKMNDIVRYSRNLLADEVEMDLVLALAHCTLTLRDLEEYTGLEAGPVERMLKDLIVKGIVEQNGNEYMLRGPYVKQSL, from the coding sequence ATGTTTGAGAGCACCGAGACCTCCCGCATCCTCGACATCCTGGGGAACCGCAACAGGAGGAGGATCCTGGATCTCCTCAGACAGAAGCCCTGCTTTGTCACCGAGATCTCGGACAGACTGATGATCTCGCCAAAGGCGGTGATCGAGCACCTCCAGTTGATGGAACAGGAGCGGATCCTCTCTTCCTTCCACGACGACCGGCGGCGGAAGTATTATTGCCTGACCCGGGAGATCAGGATCGATGTCCACCTCAGCAACGGCGATCCAGTCCCCCTCATCCAACCGGCAGAGAATCTGGAGGGGAAGTACCTGGTTTCCCTGTACACCCTCGCCAGGATGATCCGGGCGCGCGACCGCCTGGCCGCCGAGTTGGAGACCATCGAGCGGGAGATCGATGTCAAGATGAATGACATCGTCAGGTACAGCCGGAACCTGCTCGCCGACGAGGTCGAGATGGACCTGGTCCTGGCCCTGGCCCACTGCACCCTCACCCTCAGAGACCTCGAGGAGTACACCGGCCTGGAGGCCGGGCCGGTGGAGAGGATGCTCAAAGACCTGATCGTGAAGGGTATCGTCGAACAGAACGGTAACGAGTACATGTTGCGTGGTCCTTATGTCAAACAATCCCTATGA
- a CDS encoding HisA/HisF-related TIM barrel protein gives MDLKGGYVVHGAKGRRETYAPLTWGLSPTAEPEAYLRELAPKSLYIADLDRIEGLRNHDKVVGRLAGMVTRCYLDRGCRTPADLMDGVTNVVGTETAGDDLSGYAGCFLSVDIKDGLVIPKGERPIEVLKRVESLPFAGCILLNIGGVGTGCGLPDDLEDLRAAYSGRLLWGGGVAGVRHLDMLEGAGFDGAIVATGVHKGTIPLEWLQEGRTCS, from the coding sequence ATGGACCTGAAGGGAGGTTATGTTGTCCACGGCGCAAAGGGACGACGGGAGACGTACGCCCCGCTCACCTGGGGCCTCTCTCCCACGGCCGAGCCCGAAGCTTACCTCCGGGAGTTAGCGCCAAAATCTCTCTATATCGCCGATCTCGACCGGATCGAGGGGTTGAGGAACCACGACAAGGTGGTCGGGCGCCTTGCCGGGATGGTGACGCGCTGTTATCTCGACCGCGGCTGCCGCACGCCGGCGGATCTGATGGACGGGGTGACGAACGTCGTCGGGACTGAGACGGCGGGCGACGATCTCTCTGGATATGCAGGATGTTTTCTCTCGGTGGATATCAAGGACGGCCTTGTGATCCCGAAGGGCGAGCGGCCGATCGAGGTGCTGAAGCGGGTCGAGTCCCTCCCCTTCGCCGGGTGCATTCTCCTCAACATCGGTGGTGTTGGGACCGGGTGCGGCCTCCCCGACGATCTCGAAGACCTCCGCGCCGCCTACTCGGGCCGTCTCCTCTGGGGCGGCGGCGTGGCCGGGGTGCGGCACCTCGATATGCTCGAGGGCGCAGGATTCGACGGAGCGATCGTGGCGACCGGCGTTCATAAAGGTACAATCCCCCTCGAATGGCTGCAGGAGGGGCGGACGTGCTCGTGA
- the tmk gene encoding dTMP kinase: protein MLVTVEGIDGSGKSTLVKGLAGALADLDPVITREPGATWVGEAVRRAIAENRDPITECLLFVADHAAHLTHVVRPALEEGKIVISDRYSDSRYAYQAVTLQGTMPDPEGWLRAVHVPFTVVPDLTFLCVLPVEAAVTRLKEHKEHFEEAAVLDAVQTNYLRFAEAEPDRFVLVDAMLEKEAVLDFVATEIRRQAGSGR, encoded by the coding sequence GTGCTCGTGACCGTCGAGGGGATCGACGGGAGCGGGAAGAGCACCCTGGTGAAGGGGCTTGCCGGCGCCCTCGCCGACCTCGATCCCGTCATCACCCGCGAGCCCGGGGCCACCTGGGTCGGCGAGGCGGTGCGGCGCGCGATCGCCGAGAACCGCGATCCCATCACCGAGTGCCTCCTCTTTGTCGCCGACCATGCCGCCCACCTCACCCATGTCGTCAGACCGGCCCTTGAGGAGGGAAAGATTGTCATCTCCGACAGGTACTCCGACTCCCGGTATGCGTACCAGGCGGTGACCCTGCAGGGGACGATGCCCGACCCCGAAGGATGGCTGCGGGCCGTCCACGTCCCCTTCACCGTCGTTCCCGACCTCACCTTCCTCTGCGTCCTCCCGGTGGAGGCGGCGGTCACGCGGCTCAAGGAGCATAAGGAGCACTTCGAGGAGGCGGCTGTCCTTGACGCAGTCCAGACGAATTATCTCCGCTTTGCCGAGGCCGAGCCCGATCGCTTCGTCCTCGTCGATGCGATGCTCGAAAAAGAGGCGGTGCTGGACTTTGTCGCCACCGAGATCAGGCGGCAGGCCGGGTCAGGGAGATGA